One window from the genome of Cricetulus griseus strain 17A/GY chromosome 2, alternate assembly CriGri-PICRH-1.0, whole genome shotgun sequence encodes:
- the LOC100765007 gene encoding elongation factor 1-gamma-like isoform X2, which produces MAAGTLYTYPENWRTFKTLIAAQYSGAQVRVLSAPPHFHFGQTNRTPEFLRKLPAGKVPAFEGDDGFCVFESNAIAYYVINEDLRGSTPEAAAQVVQWVSFADSDIVPPASTWVFPTLGIMHHNKQATKNAKEDVKQILGLLDTHLKTRTFLVGGRVTLADITVVCTLLWPYKQVLEPSFHQAFPNTNRWFLTCINQPQFRAVLGEVKLCEKMAQFDAKKFAESQPKKETPRKEKGSREEKQKPQAERKEEKKAAAPAPEEEMDECEQALAAEHKAKDPFAHLPKSTFVLDEFKWKYSNEDTLSVAMPYFWEHFDKDGWSLWYAEYRFPEELIQTFMSCNLITGMF; this is translated from the coding sequence ATGGCGGCTGGGACCCTGTACACATATCCTGAAAACTGGAGAACCTTCAAGACCCTCATCGCTGCTCAGTACAGCGGGGCTCAGGTCCGCGTGCTCTCCGCACCACCCCACTTCCACTTTGGCCAAACCAACCGCACCCctgaatttctcagaaaattaccTGCTGGCAAGGTCCCAGCATTTGAGGGGGACGACGGATTCTGTGTGTTTGAGAGCAATGCCATTGCCTATTACGTAATCAATGAGGACCTTCGTGGAAGTACTCCAGAGGCAGCAGCTCAGGTGGTGCAGTGGGTGAGCTTTGCTGACAGTGACATCGTTCCTCCAGCCAGTACCTGGGTGTTCCCCACCTTGGGCATCATGCACCACAACAAACAGGCCACTAAAAATGCAAAAGAGGACGTGAAGCAAATCCTGGGGCTGCTGGATACTCATTTGAAGACAAGGACTTTTTTGGTGGGTGGGCGAGTGACTCTGGCTGATATCACAGTTGTCTGCACCCTTCTGTGGCCCTACAAGCAGGTCTTAGAGCCTTCTTTTCATCAGGCCTTCCCCAATACCAACCGATGGTTCCTTACCTGCATTAACCAGCCCCAGTTCAGGGCGGTCTTGGGGGAGGTGAAGCTGTGTGAGAAGATGGCCCAGTTTGATGCTAAAAAGTTTGCAGAGAGCCAGCCTAAAAAAGAGActccaaggaaagaaaagggttcacgagaagagaaacagaagcccCAGGCTGAgcggaaagaagaaaaaaaggcagcTGCCCCAGCTCCTGAGGAGGAGATGGACGAGTGTGAGCAGGCACTCGCTGCTGAGCACAAGGCCaaggacccctttgctcacctaCCCAAGAGTACCTTCGTGTTGGATGAGTTTAAGTGGAAGTACTCCAATGAGGACACACTGTCTGTGGCGATGCCATATTTTTGGGAGCACTTTGATAAGGATGGCTGGTCGCTGTGGTATGCTGAGTACCGCTTCCCTGAAGAGCTCATTCAGACCTTCATGAGTTGCAACCTCATCACTGGGATGTTCTAG
- the Kiaa0408 gene encoding uncharacterized protein KIAA0408 homolog, whose product MSRNPLADTHTVAMDLHKQWENTETNWHKEKMELLDQFDNERKEWESQWKVMQQKIEELCQEVKLRRKMNMNEHSKVIALDRDQDKMEFPPNHPNSGQCEFRVMNHRDDLDKDNKLERDFLREGNQAYKNQNTPTGNKVGFLNPLATEEEAHEEAGMRTSKEESKDCSVALNTALEELAKVSEELCTFQEEIRKRPNHRRMKSDSVLREMPNAISAPHGDHFISNSQGILPTNLEKEKQKKNQSWANRFQNNSMKNCGTGVIDLQRSEIPPIPPPRSTSRNFPSSYSEQAQERLKESLYHRWVANESQDKRNCSPHFLLRQSPLFPQEDRRLKDSTMASSLIPEVRIDSKPPGNEDTGLNMWSCDTFIGTKESPSTLSQKIGFTPNKAKVEKVIPENPTKSHLDLHVKSDFLHSVTQTDPRRSYNCNLERTPRNEKLAAKIDEFNRTVFRTDRSCQAVQQSQSYSKPPDNLNLCDSSPADKDDVSESDDGTNGLKASDHIPVPMEKVFSNSTQVSATGLVKQMQAFVSPSTYQLMFHEHDWRPSNFSSRPKSADPRSNYRVVEKLLKTYETETGSVQQNSKCFRDNWTKCGSDVSGGTMWGRCLEVYQMEHLLSAGITQLGHQGLLPSLAIALKSESIAVKASNGKGFSRPARPANRRLPSRWASRSPSAPPALRRTAHSYKVSLQTAAQMV is encoded by the exons ATGAGCAGAAACCCTTTGGCTGACACTCACACAGTTGCCATGGACCTGCATAAGCAGTGGGAGAACACAGAGACCAACTGGCATAAGGAAAAAATGGAATTACTGGACCAGTTtgataatgaaagaaaagaatgggaaAGTCAGTGGAAGGTCATGCAGCAGAAGATTGAAGAG CTTTGCCAGGAAGTAAAGCTGAGGAGGAAAATGAACATGAATGAACATTCTAAGGTCATTGCTCTTGATCGTGATCAAGATAAAATGGAATTTCCTCCAAATCACCCCAATTCAGGACAATGTGAATTTAGAGTGATGAATCACCGAGATGATCTGGACAAGGACAACAAGCTAGAAAGGGACTTCCTCAGAGAAGGAAACCAAGCTTATAAAAACCAAAACACGCCCACAGGAAACAAAGTCGGGTTTCTGAATCCTTTggccacagaagaggaggcacaTGAGGAGGCTGGCATGAGGACTTCTAAGGAGGAGAGTAAAGATTGTTCTGTCGCCCTTAACACA GCTCTTGAAGAACTTGCAAAAGTGAGTGAAGAATTATGCACCTTTCAAGAGGAAATCCGAAAGCGCCCTAACCACAGAAG gATGAAGTCAGATTCTGTTCTCCGGGAAATGCCAAATGCAATCAGTGCACCTCATGGGGACCACTTTATCAGTAATAGCCAGGGCATTCTTCCAACcaatttggagaaagaaaaacagaaaaagaatcagAGCTGGGCCAACAGATTCCAAAACAATTCAATGAAAAACTGTGGAACTGGTGTAATTGACTTACAAAGAAGTGAAATTCCACCAATTCCTCCTCCAAGAAGTACCTCTCGAAATTTCCCCAGCTCATACTCTGAACAAGCCCAAGAAAGACTGAAGGAAAGTTTATACCACAGGTGGGTGGCCAATGAGAGTCAAGACAAAAGGAACTGCAGTCctcattttcttttgaggcagtCTCCATTGTTTCCACAAGAAGACAGAAGATTGAAAGATAGTACCATGGCTTCCTCTTTGATACCAGAAGTCAGAATAGATAGCAAGCCTCCAGGTAACGAAGACACTGGACTTAATATGTGGTCATGTGACACTTTTATAGGCACAAAGGAGAGCCCTtctacactgtctcaaaaaattggTTTCACCCCCAATAAAGCAAAAGTTGAAAAGGTGATTCCAGAAAACCCTACTAAATCTCATCTTGATCTTCATGTGAAAAGTGACTTTCTTCACTCAGTGACACAGACAGACCCACGTAGAAGTTACAACTGCAATTTAGAAAGGACTCCAAGGAATGAAAAGCTGGCAGCAAAGATTGATGAATTTAACAGGACTGTATTTAGGACAGACAGAAGTTGTCAAGCAGTACAGCAAAGTCAAAGCTATTCAAAACCACCTGATAATCTCAATCTCTGTGACAGCTCTCCTGCTGATAAAGACGACGTATCAGAAAGTGACGATGGGACTAATGGCTTGAAAGCTAGTGACCACATACCTGTGCCCATGGAAAAAGTGTTCAGTAATTCCACACAAGTATCTGCAACTGGCCTGGTCAAACAAATGCAGGCATTCGTGAGTCCCAGCACCTATCAGCTCATGTTCCATGAGCATGATTGGAGACCAAGCAATTTTTCTAGCCGGCCAAAGTCAGCTGATCCCAGATCAAATTATCGTGTGGTGGAAAAGCTGCTGAAAACctatgagacagagacagggtctGTCCAGCAAAACTCAAAATGCTTCAGGGATAACTGGACCAAATGCGGTTCTGATGTAAGTGGTGGTACCATGTGGGGCCGATGTTTAGAAGTGTATCAAATGGAACATTTACTTAGTGCAGGGATAACACAGCTGGGACATCAGGGACTACTTCCATCTTTAGCAATAGCTCTGAAATCA